Below is a genomic region from Candidatus Schekmanbacteria bacterium.
TGCCGTAAGGTCAGCGTTAGCGGATTCAAGCACCTTGGAATTCTGTATAACCTCAGCACCGATACCCATGTTAAGGACTATTTTTTCTATCCGCGGGACCTGCATGACATTCTTGTACCCGAACTCTTTTAGGAGTTGTGGAACTACTTCTTTTTGATAAATTTCTTTTATACGAGCCATTTACTTTCCCTCAATGCTCTCACCGCATTTTTTGCAATATCTTATTTTATTACCGTCTGCGAGTATTTTTTTTCCAAGCCTTACCGGCTTTGCACATCTGCTGCAGTACACCATTACATTCGACCAGCTGATTGTACCTTCTTTTTCGATTATACCTCCCTGACTCTGCTTCTGCGTTGGCTTCTGGTGATGCTTTACCATATTTGCATGCTCAACGATGACGCGTTTAGTACGGGGTAATATCTTCAACAACTTGCCGGTCTTTCCGCGTTCTTTGCCGGTAATTACCATTACCATGTCATTTTTTTTAAGAAGCCTATTTTCATTTTCCATAAAACTGATACTCCTATAATACCTCTGGCG
It encodes:
- a CDS encoding 50S ribosomal protein L24: MENENRLLKKNDMVMVITGKERGKTGKLLKILPRTKRVIVEHANMVKHHQKPTQKQSQGGIIEKEGTISWSNVMVYCSRCAKPVRLGKKILADGNKIRYCKKCGESIEGK